The following proteins come from a genomic window of Paucimonas lemoignei:
- a CDS encoding glutathione S-transferase: protein MGLLVEGRWHDQWYESSKDGAFQREQAQRRNWITADGQPGPSGEGGFKAEAGRYHLYVSLACPWAHRTLIYRKLKGLESLIDVSVVSWLMRENGWTFDLEKGSSGDPLDNHQFLYQRYLADTADYTGRVTVPLLWDKKLQRIVSNESAEIIRMFNSAFDDLTGNRLDLYPTDLQQSINQLNDRIYPAVNNGVYRAGFATSQGAYEEAFDDVFAELDVLENLLGEKRYLTGEYLTEADIRLFTTIVRFDAVYHGHFKCNLRRISDYPNLSNWLLELYQWRGVTETVDFQHIKHHYYASHATINPTGIVPKGPLQVLDKAHDRQRLTGRGIWTKTVA from the coding sequence ATGGGCCTTCTGGTCGAGGGACGCTGGCATGACCAGTGGTACGAAAGCAGCAAGGACGGGGCATTCCAGCGCGAGCAGGCGCAGCGCCGCAATTGGATCACCGCTGACGGCCAACCGGGCCCATCGGGTGAAGGCGGTTTCAAGGCCGAGGCCGGACGCTATCACCTGTATGTCTCACTGGCTTGCCCGTGGGCTCATCGCACGCTGATTTACCGCAAACTCAAAGGCCTCGAAAGCCTGATTGACGTTTCGGTTGTCAGCTGGCTGATGCGTGAGAACGGCTGGACCTTCGATCTCGAGAAGGGCTCCAGCGGCGACCCACTGGACAACCACCAATTCCTCTACCAGCGTTATCTGGCGGATACGGCTGATTACACTGGCCGTGTCACGGTGCCGCTATTGTGGGACAAGAAACTGCAACGCATCGTCAGCAATGAATCAGCGGAAATCATCCGCATGTTTAACAGCGCCTTTGACGATTTGACCGGCAATCGACTGGACCTTTACCCGACCGACCTCCAGCAATCGATCAATCAGCTCAATGATCGCATCTACCCCGCAGTGAACAACGGTGTCTATCGCGCAGGTTTTGCCACGTCGCAGGGCGCTTACGAAGAGGCTTTCGACGACGTGTTTGCCGAGCTGGACGTGCTGGAAAACCTGCTGGGGGAGAAGCGCTATCTGACGGGCGAATACCTGACCGAAGCGGATATCCGCCTGTTCACCACCATCGTGCGTTTCGATGCGGTTTATCACGGCCACTTCAAGTGCAATCTGCGGCGGATCTCGGACTACCCGAACCTGAGCAACTGGCTGCTGGAGCTGTACCAGTGGCGCGGCGTTACTGAAACGGTGGATTTCCAACACATCAAGCATCACTACTACGCCAGCCACGCGACCATCAACCCGACCGGTATCGTGCCTAAAGGGCCGCTGCAGGTATTGGATAAAGCCCATGATCGCCAGCGGCTGACTGGCCGGGGTATCTGGACTAAAACCGTAGCGTAA